Proteins found in one Brevibacillus brevis genomic segment:
- a CDS encoding DUF4367 domain-containing protein: MYQLASGLAVDELKKMAESVGVGTPPTPPDQYEIESDTKTITAEEAEKWLGSKIPMPTKLPVGAVITYSLTKSEDEESVTVNFQNPTNPDERFFIDIMKGDIQKEVGKVPYIEGKSTVKEIKLANGTTAYACQYKAWSAQDPNLTALQVLFWEPSKGVIYKTFGTKPIEEYVKIAESVK; encoded by the coding sequence GTGTACCAATTGGCAAGCGGCCTCGCTGTGGATGAACTGAAAAAGATGGCAGAGTCTGTCGGAGTGGGTACACCTCCCACGCCACCGGATCAATACGAAATCGAATCCGATACAAAAACAATTACCGCAGAAGAAGCCGAGAAATGGCTTGGCTCGAAGATCCCAATGCCGACGAAGCTGCCTGTGGGAGCCGTCATCACGTACAGCTTGACGAAATCAGAGGATGAGGAGTCTGTAACTGTCAATTTCCAGAACCCGACCAATCCGGATGAACGCTTTTTCATCGACATCATGAAAGGCGACATCCAAAAAGAGGTAGGGAAGGTCCCGTACATCGAAGGCAAAAGCACCGTGAAGGAAATCAAGCTGGCAAACGGAACGACTGCGTATGCTTGCCAGTATAAGGCGTGGAGCGCTCAAGATCCGAACCTGACAGCCTTGCAGGTGCTGTTCTGGGAGCCGAGCAAAGGTGTCATTTACAAAACGTTCGGAACCAAGCCGATCGAAGAATATGTGAAAATAGCAGAATCGGTGAAATAA
- a CDS encoding response regulator transcription factor: MAYSILIAEDDPSISELIKMTLGASGYVCKVSSDGNTALNDLEEKEYHLALLDIMLPGVDGFTLLESFKKKNIPVIFVTAKTSVMDKVQGLRLGAEDYITKPFDLLELLARVEVALRRSHQVVLETLTVGDVTVDYHSRKVYKSNQLVTLTPKEYELLEFLLHNPNIAFSRESLLNQVWGYDFYGSTRTIDTHILNLRTKLGLSDHIHTVHKIGYRMEF; this comes from the coding sequence ATGGCATATTCAATATTAATCGCTGAAGATGATCCATCCATATCCGAACTAATCAAAATGACATTAGGCGCCTCAGGCTATGTCTGTAAAGTTTCATCCGACGGTAACACGGCGTTGAACGATCTCGAAGAAAAGGAGTATCACTTGGCGCTCCTTGACATCATGCTGCCTGGAGTTGATGGGTTCACACTGCTGGAATCCTTTAAGAAAAAGAATATCCCGGTCATTTTTGTTACAGCCAAGACGAGTGTAATGGACAAAGTACAAGGTTTGCGTCTTGGTGCTGAGGATTATATTACAAAACCTTTTGATTTGTTGGAGTTGTTGGCACGAGTGGAAGTCGCTCTGAGAAGAAGTCATCAGGTTGTATTGGAAACATTGACCGTAGGTGATGTGACAGTGGATTATCATAGCCGAAAAGTGTACAAAAGTAATCAGCTCGTCACGTTAACCCCGAAGGAATATGAGTTGCTTGAATTTTTGTTGCATAATCCGAATATTGCTTTTTCTCGTGAAAGTTTGCTGAATCAGGTCTGGGGTTATGACTTTTATGGCAGCACCCGGACAATTGATACACATATCTTGAATCTGCGCACAAAGCTAGGTTTGTCCGATCATATTCATACGGTGCACAAAATTGGCTATCGAATGGAGTTTTAA
- a CDS encoding sensor histidine kinase, whose product MRERVKKTPLWMRIYLMVFGLVTVVIVFFSYRIIQVSIEYNLQREIISSRENHSMIGNALKMYESTIDDYYPTLKKDILTKAFQNYGRYFTDQKSHVAITGESGEKLYSSIPDEEEKAMALAPPKDGRRSYVIRNIDVRTVLFVSSWMKIDDQLLRLDYAHDITNLIADQKSLSLQISFWVLVGLTVSAAGLYVLIRQALRPLGLLSTQAQAIAKGSYQHRITVQRGDEIGQLAVDFNHMAEAIQANMELLQRGVTEREAFIASLAHEFKTPLTSIMGYASLLQHYDLEEKDVEQALSFIHSESKRLDGMSKKLLELFRLGNGEALNKQQVDVSSLMQQLKIISQFSLDRKGQTLEIIYSVSTVTVDPELFLVLLNNLVENASKASENDAVIRFTVYTEDSFVVFCVEDHGCGVPEEHLTNVFQPFFMLDSARDRKKNGHGLGLSLSKAIATAHQGSIYMKSRLNGGTSVYTLVPDQTSR is encoded by the coding sequence ATGCGTGAGAGGGTTAAGAAGACTCCTCTGTGGATGCGAATCTATCTCATGGTGTTCGGATTGGTGACGGTGGTCATCGTCTTTTTTTCGTACAGGATCATACAGGTTTCCATTGAGTACAATCTTCAACGGGAAATCATCAGCTCCCGTGAGAACCATAGCATGATCGGGAACGCGTTGAAAATGTATGAAAGTACGATTGATGATTACTATCCAACACTGAAGAAAGACATCCTTACCAAAGCTTTTCAAAATTATGGGCGGTATTTTACTGATCAGAAAAGCCATGTGGCCATAACAGGCGAATCCGGGGAGAAGCTGTATAGCAGTATACCGGATGAAGAAGAAAAGGCAATGGCTCTTGCGCCACCCAAAGACGGGAGACGAAGCTATGTCATTCGAAACATAGACGTGCGCACCGTACTGTTTGTCTCGAGTTGGATGAAGATCGATGACCAGCTGCTTCGATTGGATTACGCTCATGACATAACGAACCTGATCGCTGACCAAAAGTCACTATCCTTACAGATTTCATTTTGGGTATTGGTTGGCTTGACCGTTTCTGCGGCAGGTTTATATGTCCTAATCAGACAAGCCTTGCGTCCACTCGGTCTGTTAAGCACACAGGCTCAAGCGATTGCAAAAGGAAGCTATCAGCATCGCATAACGGTTCAGCGCGGCGATGAGATTGGCCAGCTTGCGGTTGACTTCAATCATATGGCAGAAGCGATTCAAGCCAACATGGAGCTTCTGCAGAGGGGCGTAACGGAAAGAGAGGCGTTTATCGCAAGTCTGGCCCACGAATTCAAAACGCCGCTTACATCCATCATGGGCTATGCCAGTTTGCTTCAGCATTATGACCTGGAAGAAAAAGACGTCGAGCAGGCCCTGAGCTTCATTCATTCGGAAAGCAAACGGCTTGACGGGATGTCAAAAAAGCTGTTGGAGCTTTTCCGACTTGGAAATGGGGAGGCACTGAACAAGCAGCAAGTTGATGTTTCTTCCCTTATGCAGCAGTTGAAAATCATCTCCCAGTTTTCGTTAGACAGAAAGGGCCAAACGCTGGAAATCATATATTCAGTCTCTACGGTTACCGTCGATCCGGAGCTTTTTTTGGTGCTATTAAACAATCTCGTGGAGAATGCCTCCAAAGCGTCTGAAAACGATGCAGTGATTCGATTTACTGTTTACACAGAGGACTCATTTGTTGTTTTTTGTGTGGAAGATCATGGCTGTGGGGTGCCGGAAGAGCATCTGACAAATGTTTTTCAACCATTTTTTATGCTGGATAGCGCGAGGGATCGGAAAAAGAACGGTCACGGTTTAGGGTTGTCTCTAAGCAAAGCGATTGCTACGGCACACCAAGGCAGTATTTATATGAAAAGCAGATTGAACGGCGGAACATCGGTTTACACCCTGGTTCCAGATCAAACTTCGAGGTAA
- the tnpA gene encoding IS66 family insertion sequence element accessory protein TnpA, whose translation MNAKEQRRQDWYVRIEAYRASGLTMKAWCTANQCSVEQLKYWLYKINRVSSRATPDPKTSPVQFVPLAAVDLPGSTFPVPSLIPVLTRSFCAK comes from the coding sequence ATGAATGCCAAAGAACAACGCAGACAAGATTGGTATGTACGCATCGAAGCCTATCGGGCAAGTGGCCTCACGATGAAAGCTTGGTGCACCGCAAATCAATGCTCTGTCGAACAATTGAAATATTGGCTCTACAAAATAAATCGTGTTTCATCCAGGGCTACTCCAGATCCAAAGACTTCTCCCGTTCAGTTTGTACCGCTTGCCGCCGTAGATCTGCCTGGTAGCACCTTTCCTGTTCCTTCTCTCATTCCGGTTTTGACCCGAAGCTTCTGCGCGAAGTAA
- the tnpB gene encoding IS66 family insertion sequence element accessory protein TnpB (TnpB, as the term is used for proteins encoded by IS66 family insertion elements, is considered an accessory protein, since TnpC, encoded by a neighboring gene, is a DDE family transposase.), translating into MLTFPSNQRVFLACGSTDLRKSIDGLAAIVQESFGLNPFSSGLFVFCNRACNKLKILYWDHNGFWLYYRRLERGRFQWPTGKEEVVAISSRELRWLLDGLSLSQRQAHPKVNAVSVI; encoded by the coding sequence ATGCTAACCTTTCCAAGCAATCAGCGTGTGTTTCTCGCCTGTGGTTCTACCGATCTGCGCAAGTCGATCGACGGACTTGCCGCCATCGTTCAGGAAAGCTTTGGTCTGAATCCGTTCTCCTCCGGCTTGTTCGTATTCTGTAACCGGGCATGTAACAAGCTCAAGATTCTCTACTGGGATCATAATGGGTTCTGGCTTTATTATCGCCGTCTGGAACGTGGCAGATTTCAATGGCCGACAGGTAAAGAAGAAGTAGTAGCCATTTCGAGCAGGGAGCTTCGCTGGCTGCTGGATGGTCTTTCACTCAGCCAGCGGCAAGCGCATCCCAAGGTTAATGCCGTTTCCGTCATTTAG